From a single Rhizobium lusitanum genomic region:
- the phaR gene encoding polyhydroxyalkanoate synthesis repressor PhaR has translation MAKNEGQIVIKKYANRRLYNTGTSTYVTLDDLAEMVKKGEEFTVQDAKSGDDITHSVLTQIIFEQESKTGNTLLPISFLRQLIGFYGDQMQVVVPSFLEHSMRSFTEQQVQMREQMNRAFGETPLVKNLQLPIQIVEEQVRRNTEMFQQAMQMFSPFMKPPAKESRKAEAKDIDELKEQLRAMQSKLDSL, from the coding sequence ATACAATACCGGTACCAGCACATACGTGACCTTGGATGACCTGGCGGAAATGGTGAAAAAGGGAGAGGAATTTACCGTCCAGGATGCGAAAAGCGGCGACGACATCACGCATTCGGTCCTGACGCAGATCATTTTCGAACAGGAATCGAAAACCGGAAACACGCTCCTGCCGATCTCCTTCCTTCGGCAGCTGATCGGCTTTTACGGCGATCAGATGCAGGTGGTCGTACCGAGTTTTCTTGAGCACTCCATGCGCTCCTTCACCGAGCAGCAGGTGCAGATGCGTGAACAGATGAACCGCGCCTTCGGCGAGACGCCGCTCGTCAAGAACCTGCAACTGCCGATCCAGATCGTCGAGGAACAGGTGCGCCGCAACACCGAAATGTTCCAGCAGGCCATGCAGATGTTCTCGCCCTTCATGAAGCCGCCGGCAAAAGAAAGCCGCAAGGCGGAGGCCAAGGACATCGACGAGTTGAAAGAACAGCTCCGCGCGATGCAGAGCAAGCTGGATAGCTTGTGA